A segment of the Pelodiscus sinensis isolate JC-2024 chromosome 28, ASM4963464v1, whole genome shotgun sequence genome:
AGtcgtgggggcagagaggggctggcttgGGCCGTCCCAGACGCTGACCGTGCCTGGTGACACGTCTCTGCTGCAGTTTGGCTGCACAGCGCTGCACTGGGCCTGCCTCCGGGGCCACGGTGAGCTCGTGGACAAGCTGCTGGCAGCTGGAGCTCGGCTGGAGCCCAGGGATATGGTGAGTGAGCGAGTGCCCAGgggccctctgcttccccccccccccgatgtccCTGGGCCCTGCATCCCCAGGGCTGACAGAGCAGCCTGAGCACGGTGACCGAGCCCCTGGAGCCGTGTCCTGGGGGCTCAGCTCCTGACCCGGCCTTCCCTCTGCCCAGCTGGAGGCCAcgcccctgctctgggcctgcCGCGGGGGGCACCTGCAGATCCTCACACGCCTGCTGGACAGAGGCGCCAAGGTCTCCGTGCGGGACAAGGTGAGGGGCTGGGTCCAGTGGCCATGTctgtgctctgctggggggggggcttccctggggctctggccccccaCCTACCCATGGGGCAGATTTCTTCCCTGCTCTCTGGGTCCTGTTTGGGTGCCAGCCTTTGCTTGGCTCTCGCCCTGTGCCCAACCCCAGTGGGAAGAGACGTGCGCCTTCCCCGCATGGCTCCATggcagagattgggggggggggagggcagggctggtcccaagTCCCCTCCCCTGGGCATGGCCAGTGTCCCCAGGCCCCAGCCAGCGAGGGACCAGGCAGGGTTCCAAGGTGCCCGGCCCCTCCCTCGTGGCGTGGGCTGAGTGGGCACCGCGCTCTGCGGGGCGTTTCCGGGGAAGGCTGCCCCGTGATGGGCTGTTGCCTTGCAGCTGAGGAGCACGGCGCTGCACGTGGCTGTGCGGACGGGGCACTGCGACTGTGCTGAGCACCTGATCGCCTGCGGGGCCGACCTCGACGCGCAGGACAAGGTAGCGCCGGGCACGGTGCCGAGCTGCACCCCAGAGGCAGCCGCACGGCCGcagggcagggtctgggcaggggcagccccaggcccttctCCAATCAGCTGCCCATGCCTTTGGCCGCAGGAGGGGGACACGCCCATTCACGACGCCATCCGGCTGGGCCGCTTCAAGGCTGTGAAGACCCTGCTGCTGTACGGGGCGAACCTCAGCATCCGGAACCAGGTGGGCACGGGCAGGGCTCctccagggccctgcagccactgGCAGAAGGACCCCCCACCTCAGCAGTGCCTGGACCTGGCAGCTCCaggtccctccctgcccctgggagggggatggggctaGTGGCTGGGAGCCACGATGCTGCTATGGGACCTGCGGTGGGAGCCCTgctcagcccctcctcccagtgGTTCCTGCTGCAGGATGCGGTGGGACCgtgccccagcctggcccggtcCAGGCCCCCAGCCCTGGTGCCTCCCTATGCCCAGGGAGTGCCACCTGCATGGTGCCCTGCTCTTGCCTAGTGCTCTACCGCAGCCTGTGTCCGCGGGCAGCCAAGCTGACGGTCTGCTCCTCGCAGGAGGGCCTGAGCCCCGTGGACCTGGTGAAGGACTGGCAGAGGGGCATCCGGCAGACCCTGCAGGTGtgtgccagccagcagcgccccccTCGAAGGCACTGATGCAGCAGGACCAGctctcaaccccctcccccagtgaccaTGGGGGTCcgggccccagccctgagctgtccctgctggcagtACTTGCTCCTCCCCAAGGCAGGACCCTGGCCCCAGTGGGGGGCTGTGAGGCTGGTCCTGGGCAGTGAagggctcctgctgcccccacccaccaGGGCTGCAGCCCTTTCCTtggcacggggggcgggggggccctgcGGGATGCAGAggcctggaggggcagctgcaggagggagctggagctgaacccaggagtcctgtggcctcTCCCAGCCTCACCTGAGCCCATAGGAGGCACCatgatctgccccccccccccacccaatcccTGCCCATGGCCAGGCATGACCCTGGGATCGGAGctggcctggctgccccccccccttcctctggccctgggctgtagggCAGGCGGCTGCGCCTTGgaggcagggggcggagctggccctgggggcttgagtggggtgcagggcctggccgCAAGCCAGCCCAGGCATAGGggagagctgccctgggcctggccaGATCTCATAGTGGCTGTGCCCTAACCAAGTcgtctcgctccccccccccccgcgtcctcTGGCCTCCTTGGGGCACGGcagccaccccccatcccctGGGTCCTGCTGCACCAGCCAAAGGCCTCCTGGTGCTGAGGCGTTGGCCCTGGCCTGGgggctcccaggcagcagccagcaTGTGGCTTACAGCAGCAGGGGGGAGGTGCCCCCTTCCAACCTGGCCCAGGCCTCGTAGGGCCGGTGTGGCCTGACCTGTGCCcccagcagggtggctgtggcaggagggacgggggatCAGAACATCCAGCCAGTAGCACCAGCAGAGGGGGCCTGGGTAGAGCTAGCCAGTGGCAGGCTAGCAGCCTGGGGGGCTCACTCATGTCTTTGCAGTTGTGCCCCTGggggccagccctggcctgagAGGGCACCTGACTTGGGTaaactctgcctcagtttccctctgtacAGCAAGAGGCTGAGGCAACAGTGCCTGTGGCTGCCGCTCAGGGCAGGGTCCCGGGCAGGGTCCCAGGCCGGCTCACGCTGGCACAGGCAGCGCGTTTCCTCCTGTAAATGGGCCTGGGGCGCTGATGGGCCCATTCCCCAgccagaaccctcccccccaaaggcTTGTTTGGAGCAGCCCACACGCCCTTCCTGGGGACGGTGCCAGCAGAAAAGCCTGGGTCTCCCAGAGgcacagccccctctgccaggCAGCACCCTGAGTGACCGTCCTGGGGGCTGTGTGCACAGTGCTGTGCGCCCGGTGCCCCTAGGCTGGCCTGCGCCGTGTGCCCAGTGCCCCTAGGCTGGCCTGCGCCGTGTGCCTGGTGCCCCTGGAGGAGGCCTGTGCCGTGTGCCCGGTGCCCCTAGGCTGGCCTGCGCCGTGTGCCCGGTGCCCCTAGGCTGGCCTGCGCCGTGTGCCCGGTGCCCCTAGGCTGGCCTGCGCCGTGTGCCCGGTGCCCCTGGAGGAGGCCTGTGCCGTGTGCCCGGTGCCCCTAGGCTGGCCTGCGCCGTGTGCCCAGTGCCCCTGGAGGAGGCCTGTGCTGTGTGCCCAGTGCCCCTAGGCTGGCCTGTGCCGTGTGCCCAGTGCCCCTAGGCTAGCCTGTGCCGTGTGCCCAGTGCCCCTGGAGGAGGCCTGTGCTCTGATGCCCCCCAGACAGGGCCTCCACCCTGTACCCGACCCCCCTAGGCTGGCCTGCAGCATGTGCCTGACGCCCCTAGGCAGGCCTGCACCATGTGCCCGATGCCCCTGGGCTGGCCTGCACCTGGTGCCCAATGACCCCAGACAGGGCCCACACCATGTGCCTGCCACGCCACATACCCAATGCTCCAGGGTGGCACCTGCAGCATGTGCCCGACGCCCCTGGGCAGGCTCTTGGCAAGGGCTGTGCTCTCCGGTACAGCAGAGCCCGGTGCAATAAAGCTCTGTTGCCAGCAGTAGCCTGCGTTGCTGTGCCTGTCAatctgcgagggcaggggggccCCCGCGGGCATCAAGGGGGGGGGAGTCGGGGGAGGGACAGCAACCCAGGCAGTAGGCTTGTGCAGTTTTGCCCAAAGGCCCTGGGCTcgcagcccctcccttctccacacTGCATGGGACCTTTCCCCTGTCAGCTGGGACCCATTCCTGCCCcaggtggctgctggccccacgcAGGCCCTTGGGGcgagcctggcccagcccttgcACCAGTACAAAGGGGGCTGGAGCCATTACCTGCATGACACCAGCTTTTAGTGCCTTTCAAACGGGGCCGCGCACACGGCCGGGGCGCTGACTGCACCAGGCTGCAACTAGCGCCCTGAGCTGCAGCCCCCCTGTGTCCATTTCAGTCCGTCAGCCCTGGGGCCACAGCACCTGCACATGTccgaggggcggggctgctccgGGCCCTTCCGCCGCAGTCTGCACTCCAGGCCCCATGTGGGCCCCGCGCTCTCTCGGGGGCCCGGGGAGGAAAGGCCCCTGGTGAAGCCGGGCCCAGGCCTGGCTCAGGAAGGCAGGTGTTTGGCCCTGAGTGGCAGCATGGGCTGACCCCCACGCCCCATGGGGTGGGGGCTCACTGaccccacagccagggccaggCCTCCCACCCCCCGGCGAGGAACCCGCCCACAACCTGCATGGCTGCTGCGGCCCCCAGCCGGGCGGGCTGCCCCTGCGGGTTTCTTGGCCCCTGAGCGGGGGACGAGATGTTCTCCGGGGCTGgactccagctctgcctgccccatgccGCAGGGTCCTCTAGAATCCAAGGGGCCGGCCTCCTTTGGGGCCCCTCGCCCCACGAGCCAGCATGGGCGGCTGCCAGCTCCCACGCGGCGGTCACCGGGTCCTGCGAGGGCTAGATGCTCGTGCACGCCTCTTCCCCCagcgcctggctgctgctgcttcctgggaccagagcagaGACAGCCATGACCCCCCCGTCGGCCCCACGGGCTGGGGGCTTCCACGTCTGGTGCCCCACGGCACACGCGGGAAAGGGCTTAGCCACGTTCCATCTCTAGGACCCAAAAGCACTTAcacttggggaaactgaggtacgggAAGGGCAGGGGTTTGCTGCACCaggcctggctcctccccagggaGGCTAGGCCAGCTTTGCTCTCCCTCGGGCCTGCTTATGTGGCAGCTGGGGCCCTTCTTCCCAAGCACACACGGGGCCAGCCAGGCCTACGGGCTCCAGGGCCCGAGCTGCAGCGCGTGACTAAGGtctcggggaggggcgggggtgtcCTTGGCTGGTCAGAGCTCCCAGCCAGGGGAGTTAAAAGCCAAAAGCCCAGGACTCAGAAGATCCAagggactcccccccccaactcacaCGGGCAGGGCTGTGGTGGGCCCAGGCCGAGCGCCCAGCAGGCAcctggcagaggcaggctctgctaCTTACTGAGCCAGGGAGCCCGCAGACGCCCAGTCACGTGCTGCCCAGCTGTGGccgagggggtggggctgccagaGAGCGCAAGGCAGAGATGTGCCAAACAGGCAGGGCCCTCATGCCcctgccaggcacccccagcgGCTCATCTGGAGAGCAGGGGAGCGGGGGCACCTCTGGGCTGCTGGGGAGGCCAGATGGGGCAGCACGGAGATTCCAGGGGGTGCTGGAGACAGGCACTGCCTGCCTGCAGCCATCCCCGGCCTCGGCGCCCCAGCCAGGTCCCAGAACGCCCCCTTGCCCGGTCAGTCATCTCCTGGGGGCTGGGACCAGCAGCTGCACAGGCaggggcacagctggggcagcTCCTTGCTGGCATGGGGCGGCGCTCACCCCGCGGCAGgagggctggtgctggggaggagccggtgtcCTCCCACACAGGCAGCCAAGGGGCTAACCGAGGGCAGGgccatgcagcagggagccatggGGGTGGGAGCCCCCCAGAGCCATGCCAGCAGCTGAGTGGGAACAGAGCCTGTCCTGCTGGCTCCCAGGGTGCCAAgggccctggcccagctgcccaCAGTACCTGACGCCGTGGGCCTGGCTCCCAGAAGCTTCGTCTGGCTGGTGGGGACCATCTTCAGCTCCAGGCTGTCAggtgcctggggcgccagctgcgcCCTGGAGGCCATGAGGGCGTTGAGGTACTGCAGCCGGGTCACCTGGGGAGGGGTGAGCCAGAGCCCTGAGCACGTGGGCCTGTGTGCCGGCACCCTCCCCGCATGGATCCTGCCCCCCGAGGGCCAGGCTGGGTAAAGGCCACTGGGGAGAGACACCCccaaggggcggggcaggtgggagcagtggagcatcctcaaggagcaggggctgccccaaagcaaagacccccccccccagggaagcaccccagccctggccctcccaGAGTGGGGTAACTGAGCCCAGCATCCCGGGGGAACCggcactgcagccctgctgcccgggggcagggTGGTGCTGCCCCCCAATCACACctagtggggcagagcagcggtgGCTACAATCGCACCTCCCAGCCGCTGGCTCAGAGCACACGGGGCTCGTCCGCAGGCCCAAGCCCCACACGCTCGCCCGGCAGCCAGCCCGGCCGGGGCACGTACCTTGATGAGCTGCAGGTCGGTGAGCGCCCGCACGGTGTAGTCGGGGCAGTAGGTGGAGTAGGCGGGGCTCTCGCTGCAGTCCTGAGGCTGGTCCCGCCGGCTCGGCCGCAGGGTGGACACTGGCGACTGGTGAACTGGGGGGAGGCAGAAGCCAGTGGGCCAAGCAGCCAGCGGGGAGCCCAacacccgcagcccccagccagcaatccagggccagcctgggcccccagcTAGGCCAGGAGCCAtgcggagcccggggcctggaGTCCCCGCATCTTTCCAGCCAGGGGGGTGCACTTAGCACAGCTCAGCCGGGGACTCTCAGGGACATGGGGGCTCACCCGAGGAGGGCGCCGTCAGCGCTGCGACGCCGTAGTACGTGAATGCTCCGTTCTCGAACCTCAACCCCTCCTTCCCGATCTCCACTTCCACCCTGCCCTGCGGAGGAGAGGCCCCGGGTCAGGTCGGCTCAGCGGAGCCCCCCCCATGCTGCATTCTCTGGTCACTGGGTGGGCAGACACCTTGGCGTGCTGCCAGCACAGCCGCCCGAGATCCCGCGCGCTTGCAAACCCGGCGTCAGCCCGTACGCCAGCTGGGGccctgcgggggtggggagccaggccaGAGCCCAGGGATGTGCCCAGTGGCTCGGCGCTGGGgtgacgggagggacgggggcagGCCCAGGAGGCGCCGGTACCTGCAGGACCAGGACGAAGTAGTTGACCGGCTGGTTGCGCTGGTACAAGAAGTGCTCGGGCGCCAGGCGGTCGCTCTCGTTGAATTTCACCTCCTGGTTGACGCTGGGGTGCTTCAGCAGGTGCAGCAAGACCTTCTCGGAGACGCGGGCCGGGCTGAACAGATCCACCTCTGATGGGGAGCGAGCGGCAGAGAATCCAGCCTCAGCCGGGGCGGGCGCTGCATCCGAGCCGCTCCCGGGACACGGGACTTTGGGTccccctgccccgagcccagCAGGCCCATAGGGAGAGCCCAGACCCCTCTCCTGCCGCAGGAATTGCCAGCCAGAGCCCGGACGTACTGGCGCTGGGCGAGCCGGGCGCGgagccagggagggctgggcgcgggctgcctgcccacactCACCTCGGGATAGGAAGCGCtgcgtggccagcagcagctgtggggagatCTTCACCTTGTGCTCGTTGTCAGCCTCCTTGAACAAGGAGAAATCTTCCTTCCTGTGCTCCAGCAGGGTGCCCACGGGGGCTGGCTTCTTCCGCACCCTGTTCTCCTCTGAGGCACAAGAGAAGGCAGCATAACCCTGGGGGGCCAGAGCCCTCCCGAGCAGCCACAAGCTGGCAGGTCAAAGCACAGGAAAGAGAGcttggcatccccccacccccctagggaaactgaggcacggagcaggggaGGACATGCTTCAAGTCATGCAGGAGCCACACTCCCTGTTCTCCCACTACTAGGGCCTCCCCCTTCAGCAGGCAGcctgacaccccccaccccccgctgggaACAGCCCCAGGCGGCCTGGTGCACCAGCCCCCGACATGCTGGGGAGCAATGGGCCAGCCTGGCCTGtacgggaggggctgggggagacgtAGGAGCAGGAGGGCCCGGCTGTCTCTGCAGCGAACGCCAGGCATGCAGCGCTGCCCACCAAGCCACGGGTCCCAAGGGCTCGGCAGGCCCCGGCCCCGCATGGGGCTCACTCACTGTAGTCGTCCGACTCGTCCAGGATCTCCGACTTGATGATCTCCTCGATGACGTCCTCCAGCGTCACCAGGCCGATGGCCTCGTAGAAGGGGTCGCCCTCCCCCTCGTTGTTCACCTTCTGCACGATGGCCAGGTGCGACTTGCCTGGGGGTCACCGGACCCGCAAgtcaggaagagaacccaggagtccggcgCCCCGCCTCATGCGCCGACCACCGGAGAACTCTGGCTCAGCCCAGACGCACCCCGTTCCTATCCAGCTAGGGAGCCGCAGGCAGCAAGGGGCTAGGCAACAGCCCCCCATGCTGCCGTGTCCCCCCCCTTTCCAGCAGGGCATTGCAGCAGCGACGGGGGCGATTTACCTCCAGGCCGCTGTGGGGGCCTTCTCTCTCCTGGCTGGGGCTCAGCAGCAGCGCACGGGGCCACTTTACACTGCGGGGAGTGGACAGCCATCACAGACACTGGTTCTGGAGCCACAGGTGGGTTCCTGGAGCCCTCAAGTGGCTGGCatccgccctgcccccttccccggcTAGGGGACTCAGACTCCCACAGAAGGGATGTGGGGGTCCAACTGGCCATCTGCAGCCCAGATCTGGCCCTCAGGACCATCCTGTCTGGCTTCGTACCATGCTGGGCTACCGAATGGCTCGCTCCATGCGGGGCGACTTTGGGTGCACTGTGCAGGTGAGgtggggggcacagcccccaccagGCCAGAGGACCCCACCCCACAAACACGGCCCGCAGCCGCTGTCCCTAGAGGCGCCCAGACACGTGCCAAACGCATCCTGTTTGCTTGCACCCACTAGCCAGTGAACAGGTTGCTCTGTATCGGCCCTCTCgctgttcccctctcccagcgTCTGGATCCCCTGCAGCCCTGACCAGGTCACAGACAGAAGCCTTAACGTGATCCCTACAGGCCCCTGCTAGAAACACCCCCGCCCAATGAGGGTTTCCTGCTTACAGCTTGAGACCCCCACAGGCCACacgctcccacccccactgaaaCCCACAGGgtagggccctgccaaattcacgGGTCACTTTGGCCGATTTCACGGCTGCGGTGTCTTAGAATTGGTCAGTGTCATGATTTCAGATGTTCACATCTCAAATTCCAGTGTCCGATCGGTGGGAGTCCTGATCCAAACAGGCCCCAAagctgttcgggggggggggggggggggggcgggggggcaaacATTGCTCACATAGCCACCACCCTCAGCCCTCATCTGCAAAGGAAACCTGCCCCCAGCTGGGACCCCACCTGCCCCTGGAACTCCTGAGGGCAGGTCTGCGCTGGGGCCGGCGATGGGGTGTCACTCAACCCTCAGTGTAGCCAAAGTCAACGTCCCTAGTGCTACTTACTACAGCGTCTGCACTGCACTGCGCCCGCTCTCGCCGCCCCCAGCACTTCCTGCTGAGGTGCTGTACGGAGGCCAGGGAGCAAGTGGCTGGACTGATGGCTGCCCATTGGCCCAGCCCGCAGGGAAGACGTGCCCCGAGCTCCCAAGTTCCCCTCTCAGCCACAGAAGTGAGTCCAGTAGGAGAGGACCTCACCCCCCAAGACCTAGCAGCTTTCAGTCCATTTAACATGGGCCACACTCATCGCGCCTCCTCCCAGTCTGTAACCAAACGCTGGGCAGTGCTAGATCAACCTCCCAGCAGAAGCGCACGTCCGCTACGTCCACCCTGCTACGTTTTCAGCCAGACTCGTAACCTCACCCAAGAAGCGACTGGCTAGTTCCACAGGATGGATTTTCCAAAAGCCCATGTTAATTGGCAATAATTAGATCAGCTTCCTTTCATCTGTTATTCCTCGAGTCTGCATCGACCACTCGGTTGCTTGCACAGGGTCAGCGTCACACTGGCAGTGCCGGGACTGCCTTGGTAAGCCAGCTCACCCAAGTGAAATACTGGCACAACGTCAGCTTTCCTCAAGCCTGCGGGAACCTCCCCAGTGCCCCGAGTTAATGAAAATCAAATCAGAGTCCACggggcccagggccagctctTTTCAgactcttggatgcaagttacATGGACTCCACCCCCCACGGGCATCTCAGCCGCTTCCGACTGCCGAGTCGGGCTCTGGCCAGAGCGCAGAGAGGCTGACAAGGTCGCTCTCTCGCCGCCAATCCCACCCCtctggcctgggagagctggTTTGCTGATGGCAGAACAGAGCAGCCCCGGCACCTCAGGGGAGCTCAGAGCACTTAGCGCCATGGCTCCCGACTGTCACCTGCACTCGCGGGCGGGACGCTGTCAACcaatagcagagctgggaatagaacagTCCCAACCGCCAGCCCCCCAGAGCCACCCACGGAACCCGGGAGTCCCAAccgccggccccccagcccccccagagccacccacggaacccaggagtcccaaccgccggccccccagcccccccagagccacccacGGAACCCGGGAGTCCCAACCGCCAGCCCCCCAGAGCCACCcacggaacccaggagtcccaaccgccggccccccagcccccccagagccacccacggaacccaggagtcccaaccgccggccccccagcccccccagagccacccacggaacccaggagtcccaacCGCcggccccccatctcccccagagccacccaCGGAACTCGGGAGTCCCAaccgccagccccccagcccccccagagccacccacggaacccaggagtcccaaccgccggccccccagcccccccagagccacccatggaacccaggagtcccaaccgccggccccccagcccccccagagccacccacggaacccaggagtcccaaccgccagccccccagcccccccagagccacccacggaacccaggagtcccaacCGCCAGCCCCCCAGAGCCACCCACGGAACCCGGGAGTCCCAACCGCCGGCCCCCCAGAGCCAcccagggaacccaggagtcccaacCGCcggccccccatctcccccagagccacccaCGGAACTCGGGAGTCCCAaccgccagccccccagcccccccagagccacccacggaacccaggagtcccaacCGCcggccccccatctcccccagagccacccaCGGAACTCGGGAGTCCCAaccgccagccccccagcccccccagagccacccacggaacccaggagtcccaaccgccagccccccagcccccccagagccacccacggaacccaggagtcccaacCGCCAGCCCCCCAGAGCCACCCACGGAACCCGGGAGTCCCAACCGCCGGCCCCCCAGAGCCAcccagggaacccaggagtcccaacCGCCGGCCCCCCAGCCTTGCCAACCAAAGGTCACTGCAGGGCAGCGGCAGAGCCTGGCTTGAACTGGGGCCACCTACCCTcctgcaggccccgccctgcccacccTCTGGTTCGCCCTCGGCCCAGGGCTGGCTTGGCCCACGGTCACACGGAGCGGCAGGGGCTTTGGGCTCCGCTCCAGGCCCAGGAAGGAAGCAGCCGGTTCCAGGGGCCCTGAGGAACACGGAGCTCAGGGCAGGCGCCAGATCCCTGTGGCCATGAGCTGGCCCTGCCAAACGTTTCcatggcagcaggggcaggcccTCCAAGCGCTCTCCCTGCCTCTGGAGGGAAGAGCCTGGCTTTGAAGGTGACCTTCCCCAGGacccatggggagggagggaggcactgGACTGAAATCAGGGGAGGGCAGCGCGAATGGGCTTGCTGCGGATTGGTGTCCACCAGCCCCTGCAGGCGATGGGGGGACCGCGGAGCAGGGCTGGCAATTGGGCTGTGTGGTTT
Coding sequences within it:
- the ANKRD23 gene encoding ankyrin repeat domain-containing protein 23; its protein translation is MELISVQQLISGDRYEGEVRAYEVLARGAAQEPEGWRHGVAGVRDAVSKEKQKVKEERRKKIETFSSSRLRLESLQDLEAIVKQRQHKKRLRRVVRPKEPEPEPKPAVKAAPVDAARFLQAVRENQVPLIDKYLADGGDPNAHDQFGCTALHWACLRGHGELVDKLLAAGARLEPRDMLEATPLLWACRGGHLQILTRLLDRGAKVSVRDKLRSTALHVAVRTGHCDCAEHLIACGADLDAQDKEGDTPIHDAIRLGRFKAVKTLLLYGANLSIRNQEGLSPVDLVKDWQRGIRQTLQVCASQQRPPRRH